A stretch of Janibacter endophyticus DNA encodes these proteins:
- a CDS encoding phosphatase PAP2 family protein, with protein MPSSDEPEPTTQTRHLEPRRPSPWRLLVAFLVMAAAMLVTAWVGKQVVLASSSVRDLDERVSDAAVTFSLARPWLVDLLLGWSHATEPWVLYLLLTVLAGGLALRGLVQRRALWIVPVALVGWGLAVLCKLIVGRPRPVPEEAIKHSLGYSYPSGHATNSTIAMILLVVLLWPLARRAWSRTLLVLGAASVAALTCLDRIFLGVHYPSDVVAGVLVGSAMTAAALLIGLRRQPGPTRPPRSSRA; from the coding sequence ATGCCGAGCAGCGACGAGCCCGAGCCGACCACCCAGACCCGACATCTCGAGCCTCGGCGGCCCAGCCCGTGGCGGCTCCTCGTCGCCTTCCTCGTCATGGCCGCGGCGATGCTCGTCACGGCCTGGGTCGGCAAGCAGGTCGTCCTCGCGAGCTCCTCGGTGCGCGACCTCGACGAGCGCGTGAGCGACGCAGCCGTGACCTTCTCGCTGGCCAGGCCCTGGCTCGTCGACCTGCTCCTCGGCTGGTCGCACGCCACCGAGCCGTGGGTCCTCTACCTGCTGCTCACGGTCCTCGCCGGCGGCCTCGCCCTCCGGGGGCTCGTGCAACGCCGGGCGCTGTGGATCGTGCCGGTCGCGCTCGTCGGGTGGGGTCTGGCGGTCCTGTGCAAGCTCATCGTCGGGCGTCCCCGCCCCGTGCCCGAGGAGGCGATCAAGCACTCCCTCGGCTACAGCTATCCCTCCGGGCACGCGACGAACAGCACGATCGCGATGATCCTGCTCGTCGTGCTGCTCTGGCCGCTGGCCCGCCGGGCGTGGTCACGCACGCTGCTCGTCCTCGGGGCGGCGAGCGTCGCCGCGCTCACCTGCCTCGACCGTATCTTCCTCGGCGTGCACTACCCGAGCGACGTCGTCGCCGGCGTGCTCGTCGGGTCGGCGATGACGGCGGCCGCACTGCTCATCGGGCTGCGCCGGCAGCCGGGGCCGACCCGACCACCTCGGTCGAGCCGCGCGTAG
- a CDS encoding DUF1206 domain-containing protein, translating to MTQEARRTADAIGSHPALIALARVGHVVNGLLHVVIAVIALQVAWGGGGGQADQSGAFAALASQPLGTVTLWVFVVGAGALALWYLTEVVSPPSGESEATDRAKSGAKAVVYAAIAWTAVRFAAGSGSSGSSEEQTQGVTQTLMSYPAGQVLVAAVGLVVIGVGAYYVRKGVTHGFLGDLTKNPGVLATSVGTFGYPAKGVVLALVGVFFVVAAWQQESEEATGLDGALKSLKDQPFGPYLLTAVALGILAFGLYCFVRARYAKLD from the coding sequence GTGACCCAGGAAGCCCGCCGCACCGCCGACGCGATCGGTTCTCACCCGGCACTCATCGCGCTCGCCCGCGTCGGCCACGTCGTCAACGGGCTGCTGCACGTCGTCATCGCCGTCATCGCGCTCCAGGTCGCCTGGGGCGGAGGAGGCGGACAGGCCGACCAGTCGGGCGCCTTCGCGGCCCTCGCGTCGCAGCCGCTCGGCACGGTGACCCTGTGGGTCTTCGTCGTCGGCGCCGGTGCGCTGGCCCTCTGGTACCTCACCGAGGTCGTCTCGCCCCCGTCCGGGGAGAGCGAGGCGACCGACCGGGCGAAGTCGGGTGCCAAGGCCGTCGTCTACGCCGCGATCGCATGGACGGCGGTGCGCTTCGCCGCGGGATCCGGGTCGAGCGGCTCGAGCGAGGAGCAGACCCAGGGCGTGACGCAGACCCTCATGAGCTACCCGGCCGGTCAGGTCCTCGTCGCAGCCGTCGGGCTCGTCGTCATCGGTGTCGGCGCGTACTACGTCCGCAAGGGAGTCACTCACGGCTTCCTCGGCGACCTCACGAAGAACCCGGGCGTCCTCGCGACGAGCGTCGGGACCTTCGGCTACCCGGCGAAGGGGGTCGTGCTCGCCCTCGTCGGGGTCTTCTTCGTCGTCGCTGCCTGGCAGCAGGAGTCGGAGGAGGCGACCGGGCTCGACGGGGCGCTCAAGTCCCTCAAGGACCAGCCCTTCGGGCCCTACCTGCTCACCGCGGTGGCGCTCGGCATCCTCGCCTTCGGCCTGTACTGCTTCGTCCGCGCCCGCTACGCCAAGCTCGACTGA
- a CDS encoding HAD family hydrolase, translated as MDPHLICLDIDGTTITHDGTLRPAVKEAIDAVRAAGHHVVIATGRSVVATMPIAEMLDLQTGWAVCSNGAVTVRLDPEAPDGWTVDDDDIVTFDPAPVLTRLRTVMPDALVAVEELGVGHRLSAPYPEDELQGAQTVVPWDELLRHRTTRVTFRMPEATPEEFAEIVEQAGLHGVTYAIGFTAWLDINPEGVSKGSALEIVRRRLHVEPHLTVAVGDQRNDLEMLRWAARGVAMGQAPDEVKAAADEVTGTVEADGLAEVLRSLV; from the coding sequence GTGGATCCGCACCTCATCTGCCTGGACATCGACGGCACGACGATCACTCACGACGGCACGCTGCGCCCGGCGGTCAAGGAGGCGATCGACGCGGTCCGCGCTGCGGGTCACCACGTCGTCATCGCGACCGGGCGCAGCGTCGTCGCGACGATGCCCATCGCTGAGATGCTCGACCTGCAGACCGGATGGGCCGTCTGCTCCAACGGTGCGGTGACCGTCCGGCTCGACCCCGAAGCGCCAGACGGCTGGACGGTCGACGACGACGACATCGTCACCTTCGACCCGGCACCGGTGCTCACCCGGCTGCGCACCGTGATGCCCGACGCGCTCGTCGCGGTCGAGGAGCTCGGCGTCGGGCACCGGCTCAGCGCCCCCTACCCCGAGGACGAGCTCCAGGGCGCGCAGACCGTCGTGCCGTGGGACGAGCTGCTGCGCCACCGCACGACCCGTGTGACCTTCCGCATGCCCGAGGCGACACCCGAGGAGTTCGCCGAGATCGTCGAGCAGGCGGGCCTGCACGGGGTCACGTACGCCATCGGTTTCACCGCTTGGCTCGACATCAACCCCGAGGGCGTGTCGAAGGGGTCGGCGCTGGAGATCGTCCGCCGTCGCCTCCACGTCGAGCCGCACCTCACGGTCGCCGTCGGCGACCAGCGCAACGACCTCGAGATGCTCCGCTGGGCGGCGCGCGGTGTCGCCATGGGGCAGGCCCCGGACGAGGTCAAGGCGGCTGCCGACGAGGTGACCGGCACCGTAGAGGCCGACGGGCTCGCGGAGGTCCTACGCTCGCTGGTGTGA
- the ribD gene encoding bifunctional diaminohydroxyphosphoribosylaminopyrimidine deaminase/5-amino-6-(5-phosphoribosylamino)uracil reductase RibD encodes MGTTPEDTTWMRRALELAALGPAVDPNPRVGCVVVAPGPDGQPEVVGEGWHRGAGTAHAEVGALEAAGDRAKGATAYVTLEPCSHTGRTGPCTERLLAAGIARVLHAASDPGATSGGGGDVLRAAGVQVEHGVLEDEALELVRDWRIATTLGRPRVTWKYASTLDGRLAAADGTSRWITGPEARAEVGRERAAHGAVLTGTGTALTDDPHLTARAADGSLLPHQPLRVVMGERPLPDGARVLDDAAPSLRLTTRDVHAALAALHEREIRSVWLECGPALAAAFWRAGCVDDVVAYVAPALLGTGPAAVGDLGITTIADAHRLITRAVRQVGDDVRIDLRVERPTHPTSCEEQ; translated from the coding sequence GTGGGGACCACGCCCGAAGACACCACGTGGATGCGTCGTGCCCTCGAGCTCGCGGCCCTCGGACCCGCCGTCGACCCCAACCCCCGGGTCGGCTGCGTCGTCGTCGCCCCCGGCCCGGACGGTCAGCCCGAGGTCGTCGGCGAGGGCTGGCACCGAGGAGCCGGGACCGCGCACGCCGAGGTCGGGGCCCTCGAGGCCGCCGGCGACCGGGCGAAGGGCGCGACCGCCTACGTCACCCTCGAGCCGTGCTCCCACACCGGACGCACCGGCCCGTGCACCGAACGCCTCCTCGCCGCCGGGATCGCCCGGGTCCTCCACGCGGCGTCCGACCCGGGGGCGACCTCGGGCGGCGGCGGGGACGTCCTGCGCGCCGCCGGCGTCCAGGTCGAGCACGGGGTGCTCGAGGACGAGGCCCTCGAACTCGTCCGGGACTGGCGTATCGCCACGACCCTGGGCCGGCCCCGCGTCACGTGGAAGTACGCCTCCACCCTCGACGGTCGGCTGGCCGCCGCCGACGGGACGAGCCGGTGGATCACCGGGCCCGAGGCCCGCGCCGAGGTCGGCCGGGAGCGCGCCGCGCACGGCGCGGTCCTCACCGGCACCGGCACCGCGCTGACCGACGACCCGCACCTCACCGCCCGCGCCGCCGACGGAAGCCTGCTCCCCCACCAGCCCCTGCGGGTCGTCATGGGCGAGCGCCCGCTGCCGGACGGGGCGAGGGTCCTCGACGACGCGGCACCCTCCCTTCGCCTGACGACCCGGGACGTCCACGCCGCCCTCGCCGCCCTCCACGAGCGGGAGATCCGGTCGGTCTGGCTCGAGTGCGGACCAGCGCTTGCTGCCGCCTTCTGGCGGGCGGGGTGCGTCGACGACGTCGTGGCCTACGTCGCACCCGCGCTGCTCGGCACCGGGCCCGCCGCCGTCGGCGACCTGGGCATCACGACCATCGCGGACGCCCACCGCCTCATCACCCGCGCCGTCCGCCAGGTCGGCGACGACGTCCGGATCGACCTGCGGGTCGAGCGCCCCACCCACCCCACGAGCTGCGAGGAGCAGTGA
- a CDS encoding riboflavin synthase produces the protein MFTGIIEKIGTVLAVEHGTGEDARLTVGASTVLADARHGCSIAVAGVCLTVVEHDESRFVADVMGETLRWTTLGALQVGDRVNLERALRADGRLDGHIVQGHVDGVGEVVGRTAHERWEVVTVRAPEELRSQVVRKGSVAVDGTSLTVSAVADDTFEVSLIPETLTATTLGALSPGDRVNLETDVLAKYVAGLLTRTESTA, from the coding sequence ATGTTCACCGGGATCATCGAGAAGATCGGCACCGTCCTGGCCGTCGAGCACGGCACGGGTGAGGACGCCCGCCTCACCGTCGGTGCGAGCACCGTGCTCGCCGACGCGCGGCACGGCTGCTCGATCGCCGTCGCCGGGGTCTGCCTCACCGTCGTCGAGCACGACGAGAGCCGCTTCGTCGCCGACGTCATGGGCGAGACCCTCCGCTGGACGACCCTCGGCGCGCTCCAGGTCGGTGACCGGGTCAACCTCGAGCGGGCGCTGCGGGCTGACGGGCGGCTCGACGGGCACATCGTCCAGGGGCACGTCGACGGCGTCGGCGAGGTCGTCGGACGCACCGCGCACGAGCGCTGGGAGGTCGTCACCGTGCGAGCGCCCGAGGAGCTGCGCTCCCAGGTCGTGCGCAAGGGCTCCGTCGCCGTCGACGGCACCTCGCTGACCGTCAGCGCCGTCGCCGACGACACCTTCGAGGTCTCGCTCATCCCCGAGACGCTCACCGCGACCACGCTCGGCGCCCTCTCCCCCGGCGACCGGGTCAACCTCGAGACAGACGTCCTCGCGAAGTACGTCGCCGGCCTCCTCACCCGGACGGAGTCGACGGCATGA
- the ribB gene encoding 3,4-dihydroxy-2-butanone-4-phosphate synthase, whose protein sequence is MTFATIPQALDALRVGRPVLVLDDADRENEGDVVLAAQSATPEWLAWTIRHTSGYICAPMPNEIADRLDLPLMVARNEDSLRTAYTITVDAAEGVTTGISAADRARTLRVLADPVATPGDLVRPGHVVPLRAREGGVLTRRGHTEATVDLCRLAGLAPVGAIGELTADDGTMLRTNDVLALGAQMDLPVVTITDLAAWRELYDRVERVATTTLPTRHGRLTMHGYRDLVTGDEHLAITRPGGTRVRVHSECLTGDALGSTRCDCGPQLDAAIAEVASHGGAVVYLRGHEGRGVGLLEKLRAYAEQDAGADTVDAQVALGLPVDAREYGAAVGILHDLGLTEIDLMTNNPTKIEALEHGGITVRRTPIHVGQGPDNSAYLTTKEQRMGHLPAADDDTAARTSGSRTKEIA, encoded by the coding sequence ATGACCTTCGCGACGATCCCCCAGGCGCTCGACGCGCTGCGTGTCGGCCGGCCGGTGCTGGTCCTCGACGACGCCGATCGGGAGAACGAGGGCGATGTCGTCCTCGCTGCGCAGAGCGCCACCCCCGAGTGGCTCGCCTGGACGATCCGGCACACCTCTGGGTACATCTGCGCGCCGATGCCCAACGAGATCGCCGACCGGCTCGACCTGCCGCTCATGGTCGCTCGCAACGAGGACTCGCTCCGGACCGCCTACACGATCACCGTCGACGCTGCCGAGGGCGTGACGACGGGGATCAGCGCCGCCGACCGGGCGCGGACGCTGCGCGTCCTCGCCGACCCTGTGGCCACCCCGGGCGACCTCGTCCGCCCTGGCCACGTCGTCCCCCTCCGAGCCCGCGAGGGGGGTGTGCTCACCCGCCGGGGCCATACCGAGGCCACCGTCGACCTCTGCCGGCTCGCCGGGCTGGCGCCCGTCGGCGCCATCGGGGAGCTCACGGCGGACGACGGGACGATGCTGCGGACCAACGACGTGCTCGCGCTCGGCGCGCAGATGGACCTGCCCGTCGTGACGATCACCGACCTCGCCGCCTGGCGCGAGCTCTACGACCGGGTGGAGCGGGTGGCCACGACGACGCTGCCGACCCGGCACGGGCGGCTGACGATGCACGGCTATCGCGACCTCGTCACCGGCGACGAGCACCTGGCCATCACCCGACCCGGAGGGACCCGGGTGAGGGTGCACTCCGAGTGCCTCACCGGGGACGCGCTCGGCTCGACCCGCTGCGACTGCGGGCCCCAGCTCGACGCGGCGATCGCCGAGGTCGCCAGCCACGGCGGCGCCGTGGTCTACCTGCGCGGGCACGAGGGTCGTGGCGTCGGGCTGCTCGAGAAGCTCCGGGCCTATGCCGAGCAGGACGCCGGCGCCGACACCGTCGACGCACAGGTCGCGCTCGGGCTCCCGGTCGACGCCCGTGAGTACGGCGCGGCCGTCGGGATCCTGCACGACCTCGGGCTCACCGAGATCGACCTCATGACGAACAACCCGACGAAGATCGAGGCGCTCGAGCATGGCGGGATCACCGTGCGACGCACGCCGATCCACGTCGGCCAGGGACCGGACAACTCCGCCTACCTGACGACCAAGGAGCAGCGGATGGGGCACCTGCCCGCTGCCGACGACGACACGGCGGCTCGCACGAGCGGGTCGCGCACGAAGGAGATCGCATGA
- the ribH gene encoding 6,7-dimethyl-8-ribityllumazine synthase — MSGHGAPTTSCDASGLRAVIVAASWHQTVMDGLVAGARRGAEACGLPDVEVVRVPGTFELPVAAARLAQDHDVVVALGVVIRGGTPHFDYVCQAAAVGLTEVSVRTGVPVGFGVLTCDTDEQALDRAGLPGSSEDKGFEAATAALTTAVTLRDRG, encoded by the coding sequence ATGAGCGGCCACGGAGCACCGACGACCAGCTGCGACGCGAGCGGCCTGCGGGCCGTCATCGTCGCCGCGAGCTGGCACCAGACGGTGATGGACGGCCTCGTCGCGGGCGCGCGCCGAGGCGCCGAGGCGTGCGGGCTCCCCGACGTCGAGGTCGTGCGGGTGCCGGGGACCTTCGAGCTGCCGGTCGCCGCCGCGCGGCTGGCGCAGGACCATGACGTCGTCGTCGCGCTCGGGGTCGTCATCCGGGGCGGCACCCCGCACTTCGACTACGTGTGCCAGGCGGCGGCGGTCGGCCTGACCGAGGTGTCCGTGCGCACCGGGGTCCCCGTGGGCTTCGGCGTGCTCACGTGCGACACCGACGAGCAGGCGCTCGACCGCGCCGGGCTGCCTGGCTCCTCGGAGGACAAGGGCTTCGAGGCGGCGACGGCGGCGCTGACGACCGCGGTCACGCTTCGCGACCGGGGCTGA
- a CDS encoding siderophore-interacting protein — protein sequence MTEILTRAGRRVRDSLVEGASRAYAGAAMAPTRDRTTQEMHETVVSAVTDLGEGVRRLTLTGAGLRSFERVGADEYFGLVMPKGPLVMPDPERRDVRAAVADIDEADRPDLRWYTIRAHRPETGEIDVDVVTHGDSGPGSAWVTRAKVGDPAGFVSGGALYRGDDVSGPQLLVVDETAVPGLLAVLDDRAQRGLSGELRIHVETPTLEMARALGVPEGMTVHARGDAAPGTAVLDALRGEHASDTADLDYAWLCGESGLVTGIRRLLVKELGMERRHVLFSGYWKLGAARP from the coding sequence ATGACCGAGATCCTCACCCGTGCCGGCCGCCGCGTCCGTGACTCCCTCGTCGAGGGTGCATCGCGGGCCTATGCCGGGGCGGCGATGGCGCCGACCCGGGACCGCACGACGCAGGAGATGCACGAGACGGTCGTCTCGGCGGTGACCGACCTCGGCGAAGGGGTGCGCCGCCTCACCCTGACGGGTGCGGGCCTGCGCTCCTTCGAGCGGGTCGGCGCCGACGAGTACTTCGGTCTGGTCATGCCGAAGGGGCCGCTCGTCATGCCGGACCCGGAGCGCCGTGACGTGCGTGCGGCGGTCGCGGACATCGACGAGGCGGACCGGCCCGACCTGCGGTGGTACACGATCCGGGCGCACCGGCCGGAGACTGGAGAGATCGACGTCGACGTCGTGACGCACGGCGACAGCGGGCCCGGATCGGCGTGGGTGACGCGGGCGAAGGTCGGTGACCCTGCGGGCTTCGTCTCCGGCGGGGCGCTGTACCGGGGTGACGATGTCTCGGGCCCGCAGCTCCTCGTCGTCGACGAGACGGCCGTGCCGGGGCTGCTTGCCGTGCTCGACGACCGTGCCCAGCGGGGGCTCTCCGGTGAGCTGCGCATCCACGTCGAGACGCCGACGCTCGAGATGGCGCGCGCGCTCGGCGTGCCCGAGGGCATGACGGTCCACGCGCGGGGGGACGCCGCCCCGGGCACGGCCGTCCTCGACGCCCTGCGCGGCGAGCACGCGAGCGACACCGCCGACCTCGACTACGCCTGGCTGTGCGGCGAGTCGGGCCTGGTCACCGGGATCCGGCGCCTGCTCGTCAAGGAGCTCGGCATGGAGCGCCGGCACGTGCTCTTCAGCGGGTACTGGAAGCTCGGTGCCGCCCGCCCCTGA
- a CDS encoding ABC transporter ATP-binding protein yields MTTGRAAQGPQLRAQSLTLGYREAAVVDRLDLDVPDGQVTAIVGPNGCGKSTLLRGFARLLPARSGAVLLDGRAIADLPTKAVARQIGLLPQSPVAPEGLCVAELVAHGRHPHQGLLRRHSAEDDAVVAEALRLTDTIDLADRLVDELSGGQRQRVWVALALAQRPEILLLDEPTSFLDIAHQVEVLELVRRLNAERGTTVVMVLHDLAMAARYADRIIAMRDGRIIAQGEPREVVTEELVHEVFDIRCRILTDPDTGTPVVLPRGLTTPGDLS; encoded by the coding sequence ATGACGACCGGACGTGCCGCACAGGGGCCCCAGCTGCGGGCGCAGAGCCTCACCCTCGGCTACCGCGAGGCCGCCGTGGTCGACCGGCTCGACCTCGACGTCCCGGACGGGCAGGTCACGGCGATCGTCGGTCCCAACGGGTGCGGCAAGTCGACCCTCCTGCGTGGCTTCGCCCGGCTGCTGCCTGCCCGGTCCGGCGCGGTACTCCTCGACGGACGCGCCATCGCGGACCTGCCGACGAAGGCGGTCGCGCGACAGATCGGGCTGCTCCCGCAGTCGCCCGTCGCGCCCGAGGGCCTGTGCGTCGCCGAGCTCGTCGCCCACGGCCGGCACCCGCACCAGGGGCTGCTGCGACGCCACTCGGCCGAGGACGATGCGGTCGTCGCCGAGGCGCTGCGGCTCACCGACACCATCGACCTCGCCGACCGGCTCGTCGACGAGCTGAGCGGGGGGCAGCGGCAGCGGGTGTGGGTCGCGCTCGCGCTCGCGCAGCGGCCGGAGATCCTGCTCCTCGACGAGCCGACGTCCTTCCTCGACATCGCGCACCAGGTCGAGGTGCTCGAGCTCGTGCGTCGTCTCAACGCCGAGCGGGGCACCACCGTCGTCATGGTCCTGCACGACCTCGCCATGGCAGCGCGCTACGCCGACCGGATCATCGCGATGCGCGACGGACGGATCATCGCCCAGGGAGAGCCCCGCGAGGTCGTCACCGAAGAGCTCGTCCACGAGGTCTTCGACATCCGCTGCCGCATCCTCACCGACCCCGACACCGGGACCCCTGTGGTGCTGCCGCGGGGACTGACCACACCAGGAGACCTGTCATGA
- a CDS encoding FecCD family ABC transporter permease — MSAPILAAQRAADAATVRAARRRRTVRAGRVTGVLLVLVAAAFVVRVTLGDYTVTIPDTLRIIRGESIPGASFIVLESKLPRAVLAVLAGSALGVAGAVMQDLVRNPLGSPDILGLTGGASAAALFSMVVLGASGASVTGFAFAGAVVVAAVLVLLSQGAKGGEQALIIVGVGCAAMLVAVIHWVLLRADVYRLSEAMAWLSGSVARASWGEITRLAVLVPIVLAFTLVLHRELRLMLLGDDLAAGLGVPVRRTRALGMLAVVVLVAAVCAVCGPIAFVALLAGPIGRRLHAGRTRLVDIGLVGALMVLAADYIAAYLMPGGANLPVGVVTGLAGAPFLLWLIATRSRVEVR, encoded by the coding sequence ATGAGCGCCCCGATCCTGGCCGCTCAGCGCGCCGCCGACGCCGCGACCGTGCGTGCCGCCCGCCGCCGACGCACGGTGCGAGCCGGCCGGGTGACGGGCGTGCTGCTCGTGCTCGTCGCCGCGGCCTTCGTCGTCCGGGTCACCCTCGGCGACTACACGGTGACGATCCCGGACACGCTGCGGATCATCCGGGGCGAGAGCATCCCGGGGGCCTCCTTCATCGTCCTCGAGTCCAAGCTGCCCCGTGCGGTCCTCGCGGTCCTGGCCGGCAGCGCCCTCGGCGTGGCCGGAGCGGTCATGCAGGACCTCGTCCGCAACCCGCTCGGCAGCCCGGACATCCTCGGGCTCACCGGGGGAGCCTCGGCCGCGGCCCTCTTCTCGATGGTGGTCCTCGGCGCGAGCGGGGCGAGCGTGACGGGCTTCGCCTTCGCCGGAGCCGTCGTCGTCGCCGCGGTCCTCGTCCTGCTGAGCCAGGGGGCGAAGGGGGGTGAGCAGGCCCTGATCATCGTGGGCGTCGGCTGCGCCGCCATGCTCGTCGCGGTGATCCACTGGGTCCTGCTGCGCGCCGACGTCTACCGCCTGTCCGAGGCGATGGCGTGGCTCTCCGGCTCGGTGGCCCGTGCCTCGTGGGGCGAGATCACCCGCCTCGCCGTGCTCGTCCCGATCGTGCTCGCGTTCACCCTCGTGCTGCACCGTGAGCTGCGGCTCATGCTGCTCGGCGACGACCTCGCCGCGGGGCTCGGGGTGCCGGTGCGCCGGACGCGTGCGCTCGGCATGCTCGCCGTCGTCGTGCTCGTGGCCGCGGTCTGCGCGGTCTGCGGCCCGATCGCCTTCGTCGCGCTCCTCGCCGGGCCGATCGGGCGTCGGCTCCACGCCGGTCGGACCCGGCTGGTCGACATCGGCCTCGTCGGCGCCCTCATGGTCCTCGCCGCGGACTACATCGCCGCCTACCTCATGCCGGGCGGGGCCAACCTGCCGGTCGGCGTGGTCACCGGGCTCGCCGGGGCACCCTTCCTGCTGTGGCTCATCGCCACCCGATCGCGCGTGGAGGTGCGATGA